In Sorghum bicolor cultivar BTx623 chromosome 10, Sorghum_bicolor_NCBIv3, whole genome shotgun sequence, one genomic interval encodes:
- the LOC8069037 gene encoding histone-lysine N-methyltransferase setd3 isoform X1 has product MAAAAADDDAKLESFLQWFQANGADLRGCTIRACGGKGLGVFSTAAPEPGANDGNAPLPSPPSPERTRLIRELRRCGAGVAMVVPLDLAITPMRVLQDPLIGPRCHALFEEGRVDDRLLVMLFLMAERRRPGSLWKPYLDMLPSTFGSSLWFTEEELAELEGTTLHRATVIQRKSLQSSFDEKVKGLVEELLHVDESESSIEVLFEDFLWANSIFWTRALNIPLPHSYVFPGSCGDEQIRTGNDACYSSPPAQQEIDVTAKDHSADDNSKSSNTESIWVEGLVPGIDFCNHNVKALATWEVDSVGNATGIPASMYLLLADKSSAEAGAEICINYGNKGNEELLYLYGFVVDNNPDDYLMVHYPLEALRQIQSADTKMQLLEMQKGELRCLLPRRLLDNGFFGIHSSEDKDSKKNTSPFSSFSWSGQRKVPSYLHKNVFPQEFMSTLRTIAMQEHELEQVASLLGEVGSSEDRETSDAEIQSAIWEVCGDQGALGLLVDLLGVKMAELDEGSGTEASDTELLEQFDSIQSEDCASESDEKHKRKSKINYRSCIVYRRGQKQLTRLFLREAEYLLELSAKEQT; this is encoded by the exons CGACGACGACGCCAAGCTCGAATCCTTCCTCCAATGGTTCCAG GCCAACGGCGCCGACCTCCGCGGCTGCACGATCCGCGCATGCGGCGGCAAGGGCTTGGGCGTCTTCTCCACCGCCGCCCCGGAGCCAGGCGCCAACGACGGTAacgctcccctcccctcccctccctcccCCGAACGGACGAGGCTCATCCGGGAGTTACGCCGGTGCGGTGCAGGGGTGGCGATGGTGGTGCCGCTCGATCTCGCCATCACGCCGATGCGGGTGCTGCAGGACCCACTCATTGGCCCGCGGTGCCACGCGCTCTTCGAGGAGGGACGCGTCGACGACCGCCTCCTCGTCATGCTCTTCCTCATGGCCGAGCGCCGACGCCCTGGCTCACTCTGGAAGCC ATATTTGGATATGCTTCCGAGCACCTTCGGGAGCTCCCTTTGGTTTACTGAGGAAGAGCTTGCCGAACTGGAAGGGACGACGCTGCATCGGGCTACGGTGATCCAG AGGAAGTCATTGCAATCCTCATTTGATGAGAAGGTTAAAGGACTCGTTGAGGAGCTTTTACATGTCGATGAATCAGAAAG CTCAATTGAAGTGCTGTTTGAGGACTTCCTTTG GGCAAACTCAATCTTCTGGACTCGAGCACTGAACATACCACTGCCTCATTCTTATGTTTTTCCGGGGTCCTGTGGCGATGAACAAATCAGAACCGGCAATGATGCTTGCTATTCTAGCCCCCCTGCCCAACAG GAAATTGATGTTACGGCTAAGGATCATAGTGCTGACGACAATTCTAAATCAAGTAACACAGAGTCAATTTGGGTTGAGGGCCTTGTCCCAGGAATTGATTTCTGCAATCATA ATGTAAAGGCACTGGCAACATGGGAAGTTGATTCTGTGGGAAATGCTACTGGAATTCCTGCTTCAATGTACCTCTTGCTTG CTGATAAAAGTTCTGCTGAGGCTGGAGCAGAGATCTGCATAAACTATGGCAACAAAGGAAATGAG GAACTATTGTACCTATATGGATTTGTGGTTGACAACAATCCTGATGATTATCTCATG GTTCATTATCCTTTGGAAGCTCTTAGACAGATCCAGTCTGCTGATACAAAAATGCAGCTACTAGAGATGCAG AAGGGCGAATTGAGATGCCTCCTACCCAGAAGATTGCTTGATAATGGATTTTTTGGTATCCATTCCAGTGAAGATAAGGATAGCAAGAAAAATACTAGTCCATTTTCAAGTTTTAGTTGGAGTGGTCAACGCAAAGTTCCATCATATCTTCACAAAAATGTTTTCCCTCAGGAATTTATGAGTACCCTACGGACGATTGCCATGCAAGAACATGAGCTTGAACAAGTTGCTTCTTTACTTGGAGAG GTTGGATCTAGTGAAGATAGAGAAACATCTGATGCAGAGATCCAAAGTGCTATTTGGGAGGTCTGTGGTGATCAGGGTGCACTGGGTTTGCTTGTGGATCTTCTTGGGGTCAA AATGGCTGAACTTGACGAGGGCTCTGGAACAGAAGCATCTGACACCGAACTGCTTGAGCAGTTTGATTCCATTCAGTCAGAAGACTGCGCGAG TGAAAGTGACGAGAAGCACAAAAGGAAGTCAAAAATAAATTACCGTTCATGTATAGTGTACCGAAGAGggcaaaagcagctgacaaggttGTTCCTGAGGGAGGCAGAGTATCTTCTGGAGCTTTCTGCAAAAGAACAGACCTAA
- the LOC8069037 gene encoding histone-lysine N-methyltransferase setd3 isoform X2 gives MAAAAADDDAKLESFLQWFQANGADLRGCTIRACGGKGLGVFSTAAPEPGANDGVAMVVPLDLAITPMRVLQDPLIGPRCHALFEEGRVDDRLLVMLFLMAERRRPGSLWKPYLDMLPSTFGSSLWFTEEELAELEGTTLHRATVIQRKSLQSSFDEKVKGLVEELLHVDESESSIEVLFEDFLWANSIFWTRALNIPLPHSYVFPGSCGDEQIRTGNDACYSSPPAQQEIDVTAKDHSADDNSKSSNTESIWVEGLVPGIDFCNHNVKALATWEVDSVGNATGIPASMYLLLADKSSAEAGAEICINYGNKGNEELLYLYGFVVDNNPDDYLMVHYPLEALRQIQSADTKMQLLEMQKGELRCLLPRRLLDNGFFGIHSSEDKDSKKNTSPFSSFSWSGQRKVPSYLHKNVFPQEFMSTLRTIAMQEHELEQVASLLGEVGSSEDRETSDAEIQSAIWEVCGDQGALGLLVDLLGVKMAELDEGSGTEASDTELLEQFDSIQSEDCASESDEKHKRKSKINYRSCIVYRRGQKQLTRLFLREAEYLLELSAKEQT, from the exons CGACGACGACGCCAAGCTCGAATCCTTCCTCCAATGGTTCCAG GCCAACGGCGCCGACCTCCGCGGCTGCACGATCCGCGCATGCGGCGGCAAGGGCTTGGGCGTCTTCTCCACCGCCGCCCCGGAGCCAGGCGCCAACGACG GGGTGGCGATGGTGGTGCCGCTCGATCTCGCCATCACGCCGATGCGGGTGCTGCAGGACCCACTCATTGGCCCGCGGTGCCACGCGCTCTTCGAGGAGGGACGCGTCGACGACCGCCTCCTCGTCATGCTCTTCCTCATGGCCGAGCGCCGACGCCCTGGCTCACTCTGGAAGCC ATATTTGGATATGCTTCCGAGCACCTTCGGGAGCTCCCTTTGGTTTACTGAGGAAGAGCTTGCCGAACTGGAAGGGACGACGCTGCATCGGGCTACGGTGATCCAG AGGAAGTCATTGCAATCCTCATTTGATGAGAAGGTTAAAGGACTCGTTGAGGAGCTTTTACATGTCGATGAATCAGAAAG CTCAATTGAAGTGCTGTTTGAGGACTTCCTTTG GGCAAACTCAATCTTCTGGACTCGAGCACTGAACATACCACTGCCTCATTCTTATGTTTTTCCGGGGTCCTGTGGCGATGAACAAATCAGAACCGGCAATGATGCTTGCTATTCTAGCCCCCCTGCCCAACAG GAAATTGATGTTACGGCTAAGGATCATAGTGCTGACGACAATTCTAAATCAAGTAACACAGAGTCAATTTGGGTTGAGGGCCTTGTCCCAGGAATTGATTTCTGCAATCATA ATGTAAAGGCACTGGCAACATGGGAAGTTGATTCTGTGGGAAATGCTACTGGAATTCCTGCTTCAATGTACCTCTTGCTTG CTGATAAAAGTTCTGCTGAGGCTGGAGCAGAGATCTGCATAAACTATGGCAACAAAGGAAATGAG GAACTATTGTACCTATATGGATTTGTGGTTGACAACAATCCTGATGATTATCTCATG GTTCATTATCCTTTGGAAGCTCTTAGACAGATCCAGTCTGCTGATACAAAAATGCAGCTACTAGAGATGCAG AAGGGCGAATTGAGATGCCTCCTACCCAGAAGATTGCTTGATAATGGATTTTTTGGTATCCATTCCAGTGAAGATAAGGATAGCAAGAAAAATACTAGTCCATTTTCAAGTTTTAGTTGGAGTGGTCAACGCAAAGTTCCATCATATCTTCACAAAAATGTTTTCCCTCAGGAATTTATGAGTACCCTACGGACGATTGCCATGCAAGAACATGAGCTTGAACAAGTTGCTTCTTTACTTGGAGAG GTTGGATCTAGTGAAGATAGAGAAACATCTGATGCAGAGATCCAAAGTGCTATTTGGGAGGTCTGTGGTGATCAGGGTGCACTGGGTTTGCTTGTGGATCTTCTTGGGGTCAA AATGGCTGAACTTGACGAGGGCTCTGGAACAGAAGCATCTGACACCGAACTGCTTGAGCAGTTTGATTCCATTCAGTCAGAAGACTGCGCGAG TGAAAGTGACGAGAAGCACAAAAGGAAGTCAAAAATAAATTACCGTTCATGTATAGTGTACCGAAGAGggcaaaagcagctgacaaggttGTTCCTGAGGGAGGCAGAGTATCTTCTGGAGCTTTCTGCAAAAGAACAGACCTAA
- the LOC8069037 gene encoding histone-lysine N-methyltransferase setd3 isoform X3: MAAAAADDDAKLESFLQWFQANGADLRGCTIRACGGKGLGVFSTAAPEPGANDGNAPLPSPPSPERTRLIRELRRCGAGVAMVVPLDLAITPMRVLQDPLIGPRCHALFEEGRVDDRLLVMLFLMAERRRPGSLWKPYLDMLPSTFGSSLWFTEEELAELEGTTLHRATVIQRKSLQSSFDEKVKGLVEELLHVDESESSIEVLFEDFLWANSIFWTRALNIPLPHSYVFPGSCGDEQIRTGNDACYSSPPAQQEIDVTAKDHSADDNSKSSNTESIWVEGLVPGIDFCNHNVKALATWEVDSVGNATGIPASMYLLLADKSSAEAGAEICINYGNKGNEELLYLYGFVVDNNPDDYLMVHYPLEALRQIQSADTKMQLLEMQKGELRCLLPRRLLDNGFFGIHSSEDKDSKKNTSPFSSFSWSGQRKVPSYLHKNVFPQEFMSTLRTIAMQEHELEQVASLLGEVGSSEDRETSDAEIQSAIWEVCGDQGALGLLVDLLGVKSSPHSFCKNG; this comes from the exons CGACGACGACGCCAAGCTCGAATCCTTCCTCCAATGGTTCCAG GCCAACGGCGCCGACCTCCGCGGCTGCACGATCCGCGCATGCGGCGGCAAGGGCTTGGGCGTCTTCTCCACCGCCGCCCCGGAGCCAGGCGCCAACGACGGTAacgctcccctcccctcccctccctcccCCGAACGGACGAGGCTCATCCGGGAGTTACGCCGGTGCGGTGCAGGGGTGGCGATGGTGGTGCCGCTCGATCTCGCCATCACGCCGATGCGGGTGCTGCAGGACCCACTCATTGGCCCGCGGTGCCACGCGCTCTTCGAGGAGGGACGCGTCGACGACCGCCTCCTCGTCATGCTCTTCCTCATGGCCGAGCGCCGACGCCCTGGCTCACTCTGGAAGCC ATATTTGGATATGCTTCCGAGCACCTTCGGGAGCTCCCTTTGGTTTACTGAGGAAGAGCTTGCCGAACTGGAAGGGACGACGCTGCATCGGGCTACGGTGATCCAG AGGAAGTCATTGCAATCCTCATTTGATGAGAAGGTTAAAGGACTCGTTGAGGAGCTTTTACATGTCGATGAATCAGAAAG CTCAATTGAAGTGCTGTTTGAGGACTTCCTTTG GGCAAACTCAATCTTCTGGACTCGAGCACTGAACATACCACTGCCTCATTCTTATGTTTTTCCGGGGTCCTGTGGCGATGAACAAATCAGAACCGGCAATGATGCTTGCTATTCTAGCCCCCCTGCCCAACAG GAAATTGATGTTACGGCTAAGGATCATAGTGCTGACGACAATTCTAAATCAAGTAACACAGAGTCAATTTGGGTTGAGGGCCTTGTCCCAGGAATTGATTTCTGCAATCATA ATGTAAAGGCACTGGCAACATGGGAAGTTGATTCTGTGGGAAATGCTACTGGAATTCCTGCTTCAATGTACCTCTTGCTTG CTGATAAAAGTTCTGCTGAGGCTGGAGCAGAGATCTGCATAAACTATGGCAACAAAGGAAATGAG GAACTATTGTACCTATATGGATTTGTGGTTGACAACAATCCTGATGATTATCTCATG GTTCATTATCCTTTGGAAGCTCTTAGACAGATCCAGTCTGCTGATACAAAAATGCAGCTACTAGAGATGCAG AAGGGCGAATTGAGATGCCTCCTACCCAGAAGATTGCTTGATAATGGATTTTTTGGTATCCATTCCAGTGAAGATAAGGATAGCAAGAAAAATACTAGTCCATTTTCAAGTTTTAGTTGGAGTGGTCAACGCAAAGTTCCATCATATCTTCACAAAAATGTTTTCCCTCAGGAATTTATGAGTACCCTACGGACGATTGCCATGCAAGAACATGAGCTTGAACAAGTTGCTTCTTTACTTGGAGAG GTTGGATCTAGTGAAGATAGAGAAACATCTGATGCAGAGATCCAAAGTGCTATTTGGGAGGTCTGTGGTGATCAGGGTGCACTGGGTTTGCTTGTGGATCTTCTTGGGGTCAA ATCATCACCCCATTCATTTTGCAAGAATGGCTGA